The following coding sequences lie in one Hippopotamus amphibius kiboko isolate mHipAmp2 chromosome 17, mHipAmp2.hap2, whole genome shotgun sequence genomic window:
- the TMEM94 gene encoding transmembrane protein 94 isoform X1, translating to MLFKRAELWTAHQGKGSKGEPPLALGLSTWKALSILKEQLEAVLDGHLRERKKCLTWKEMWRSSFLHHSNRCSCFHWPGASLMLLAVLLLLGCYGGQPAGSRGVELVNASALFLLLLLSLVLTGRQDRLKRREVERRLRGIIDQIHDALRDGREIKWPDAMYPDLHMPFAPSWSLHWAYRDGHLVNLPVSLLVEGDIIALRPGQESFASLRGIKDDEHIVLEPGDLFPPFSPPPSPRGEVKKGPQNPQQHRLFRVLETPVIDNIRWCLDMALSRPVTALDNERFTVQSVMLRYAVPVVLAGFLITNALRFMLNAPGVTTWQYTLLQLQVNGVLPILPLLFPVLWVLATACGEARVLAQMSKASPSSLLAKFSEDTLSSYTEAVSSQEMLRCIWGHFLRVIQGTSPTLSHSSSLLHSLGSVTVLCCVDKQGVLSWPNPSPETVLFFSGKVEPPHSSHEDLTDDLSTRSFCHPEIEEEPHERDALLAGSLNATLHLSNEPERGNWPGDGPKAPEHYSHHRAHGRSKHLSGSSVSFSRDTEGGEEDDPGKTQHGLEAEPYEAEDFVCDYHLEMLSLSQDQQNPSCIQFDDSNWQLHLSSLKPLGLNVLLNLCNASVTERLCRFSDHLCNIALQESHSAVLPVHVPWGLCELARLIGFTPGAKELFRQGNHLALYRLPSAETVKEISLGRLSCVTKRRPPLSHMISLFIKDTTTSTEQMLSHGTADVVLEACTDFWDGADIYPLSGSDRKKVLDFYQRACLSGYCSAFAYKPMSCALSSQLNGKCIELVQAPGQSSIFTTCELPSTIPIKLSARRGSWSSDEGIGEVLEKEDCMQALSGQIFMGMVSSQYQARLDIVRLIDGLVNACIRFVYFSLEDELKSKVFAEKMGLETGWNCHISLTPNGDMPGSEIPPSSPSHAGSLHDDLNQVSRDDAEGLLLMEEEGHSDLISFQPTDSDLPSFLEDCNRAKLPRGIHQVRPHLQNIDNVPLLVPLFTDCTPETMCEMIRIMQEYGEVTCCLGSSANLRNSCLFLQSDVSIALDPLYPSRCSWETFGYATSTSMAQASDGISPLQLSGQLNSLPCSLTFRQEDTISIIRLIEQARHATYGIRKCFLFLLQCQLTLVVIQFFSCLVQLPPILSTTDILWLSCFCYPLLSISLLGKPPHSSIMSMATGKNLQSIPKKTQHYFLLCFLLKFSLTISSCLICFGFTLQSFCDSSRARNLTNCSSIMLPSHTDTAPAWFDDFANGLLPAQKLAAALTVLHTVFISVTHVHRTKPLWRKSPLTNLWWAVTVPVVLLGQVVQTAVDLQLWTHRDSRVHFGLEDVPLLTWLLGCLSLVLVVVTNEVVKLHEIRVRVRYQKRQKLQFETKLGMNSPF from the exons GGGCAAAGGCAGCAAA GGCGAGCCACCCTTGGCCCTGGGTCTGTCCACCTGGAAGGCCCTCAGCATCCTGAAGGAGCAGCTGGAGGCGGTGCTGGACGGACACCTGAGAGAACGGAAGAAATGTCTTACGTGGAAG GAGATGTGGAGAAGCAGCTTCCTGCACCACAGTAACCGCTGCTCCTGTTTCCACTGGCCCGGAGCCTCGCTCATGCTCCTGgccgtgctgctgctgctgggctgcTACGGGGGCCAGCCGGCGGGCAG CCGCGGGGTGGAGCTGGTGAACGCCTCTGCGCTCTTCCTGTTGCTGCTCCTCAGCCTCGTCCTCACTGGGCGCCAAGATCGGCTGAAGCGTCGGGAGGTAGAACGGAGACTCCGAGGGATCATTGACCAGATCCACG ATGCCCTCAGGGATGGCAGGGAGATCAAGTGGCCAGATGCCATGTACCCAGACCTCCACATGCCCTTTGCACCATCCTGGTCCCTGCACTGGGCCTACAGAGACGGACATCTGGTCAACCTGCCAGTTAGCCTGTTGGTAGAAGGAGACATCATAGCTCTGAGGCCTGGCCAAGAATCGTTTGCTTCTCTGAGGGGGATCAAG GATGATGAGCACATCGTCTTGGAGCCAGGAGACCTGTTTCCgcctttctctccccctccctccccccgagGAGAGGTGAAGAAAGGGCCACAGAACCCCCAACAGCACCGGCTCTTCCGCGTCCTTGAGACCCCTGTGATTGACAACATCAG GTGGTGCCTGGACATGGCCCTGTCCCGCCCAGTCACTGCTCTGGACAACGAGAGGTTCACGGTGCAGTCAGTGATGCTGCGTTACGCAGTGCCCGTGGTCCTG GCTGGCTTCCTCATCACCAACGCCCTGCGCTTCATGCTAAATGCCCCCGGCGTCACGACCTGGCAGTACACCCTCCTCCAGCTACAG GTGAATGGTGTCCTGCCCATCCTCCCCCTGCTCTTCCCTGTCCTCTGGGTCCTGGCAACCGCCTGCGGAGAAGCCCGTGTCCTGGCCCAGATGAGCAAggcctcccccagctccctg CTGGCCAAGTTCTCGGAGGACACTCTGAGCAGCTACACAGAAGCCGTCTCCTCTCAG GAGATGCTGCGCTGCATTTGGGGCCACTTCCTGCGTGTGATCCAGGGGACATCGCCTACGCTGAGCCACAGCTCCAGCCTGCTGCACAGCCTGGGCTCCGTCACG GTCCTGTGCTGTGTGGACAAGCAGGGGGTCCTGTCGTGGCCCAACCCCAGCCCGGAGACCGTGCTGTTCTTCAGCGGCAAGGTGGAGCCCCCGCACAGCAGCCACGAGGACCTGACGGACGACCTGTCCACCCGCTCCTTCTGCCATCCCGAGATCGAGGAGGAG CCCCATGAACGAGACGCCCTCCTGGCCGGCTCCCTGAACGCGACCCTGCACCTTTCCAATGAGCCGGAGCGCGGCAACTGGCCAGGCGACGGCCCCAAGGCCCCCGAGCACTACTCTCACCACAGAGCACACGGCCGCAGCAAACACCTGTCCGGCTCCAGCGTGAGCTTCAGCAGGGACACAGAGGGCGGTGAAGAGGACGACCCCGGCAAG ACCCAGCATGGGCTGGAGGCGGAGCCCTACGAGGCTGAGGACTTCGTGTGTGACTACCACCTGGAGATGCTGAGCCTGTCCCAGGACCAGCAGAATCCCTCCTGCATCCAGTTCGATGACTCCAACTGGCAGCTCCACCTCAGCTCGCTCAAGCCCCTGGGCCTCAACGTGCTGCTGAACCTGTGCAATGCCAGTGTCACCGAGCGGCTGTGCCGCTTCTCAGACCACCTGTGCAACATCGCCCTGCAGGAGAGCCACAGCGCCGTGCTGCCTGTGCATGTGCCCTGGGGCCTCTGCGAGCTTGCCCGTCTGATCG GCTTCACTCCCGGGGCCAAGGAGCTCTTCAGACAGGGCAACCACCTTGCGCTCTACCGCCTCCCCAGTGCCGAGACCGTGAAGGAGATCTCGCTGGGGAGGCTGTCCTGTGTCACCAAGCGGCGCCCGCCACTCAGCCACATGATCAGCCTCTTCATCAAGGACACCACCACCA GCACAGAACAGATGCTGTCTCACGGCACGGCCGACGTGGTCTTGGAGGCCTGCACGGACTTCTGGGACGGAGCCGACATCTACCCTCTTTCGGGTTCCGACAG AAAGAAAGTGCTGGATTTCTACCAGCGAGCCTGCCTGTCTGGTTACTGCTCTGCCTTTGCCTACAAGCCCATGAGCTGCGCCCTGTCCTCCCAGCTCAACGGCAAGTGCATCGAGCTGGTGCAGGCGCCCGGCCAGAGCAGCATCTTCACGACATGCGAGCTGCCCAGCACCATCCCCATCAAGCTGAGCGCCCGTCGCGGCAGCTGGAGCTCAGACG AAGGGATCGGGGAGGTGCTGGAGAAGGAAGACTGCATGCAGGCCCTGAGTGGCCAGATCTTCATGGGCATGGTGTCCTCCCAGTACCAGGCCCGGCTGGACATCGTGCGCCTCATCGACGGGCTGGTCAACGCCTGCATCCGCTTCGTCTACTTCTCTTTGGAGGATGAGCTCAAAAGCAAG GTGTTTGCAGAAAAGATGGGCCTGGAGACGGGTTGGAATTGCCATATCTCCCTCACACCCAATGGTGACATGCCCGGCTCTGAGATccccccctccagccccagccacgCTGGCTCCCTGCACGATGACCTGAATCAGG TGTCACGAGATGATGCGGAAGGGCTCCTCCTAATGGAGGAGGAGGGTCACTCGGACCTCATCAGCTTCCAGCCCACGGACAGCGACCTGCCCAGCTTTCTAGAGGACTGCAACCGG GCCAAGCTGCCCCGGGGCATCCACCAGGTGCGGCCCCACCTGCAGAACATCGACAACGTGCCCCTGCTCGTGCCCCTCTTCACCGACTGCACCCCTGAGA CCATGTGTGAGATGATCAGGATCATGCAGGAGTACGGGGAGGTGACCTGCTGCCTGGGCAGCTCTGCCAATCTGCGGAACAGCTGCCTCTTCCTCCAGAGTGACGTCAG CATTGCCTTGGATCCCTTGTACCCGTCCCGCTGCTCCTGGGAGACCTTTGGCTACGCCACCAGCACCAGCATGGCCCAGGCCTCGGACGGCATTTCTCCTCTGCAGCTCTCAGGGCAGCTCAACAGCCTGCCCTGCTCCCTGACCTTCCGCCAGGAGGACACCATCAGCATCATCCGGCTCATcgagcag GCTCGGCACGCCACCTATGGCATTCGCAAGTGCTTCCTCTTCCTGCTGCAGTGCCAGTTGACTCTCGTGGTCATCCAG TTCTTCTCTTGCCTCGTCCAGCTGCCGCCAATCCTAAGTACCACTGATATCCTGTGGCTATCCTGCTTTTGCTACCCTCTGCTCAG CATCTCTCTGCTGGGGAAGCCCCCCCATAGCTCCATCATGTCGATGGCAACAGGGAAAAACCTTCAGTCCATTCCTAAGAAG ACCCAGCACTATTTCCTGCTCTGCTTCCTGCTCAAGTTCAGCCTCACCATCAGCTCGTGCCTCATCTGCTTTGGCTTCACACTGCAGAGCTTCTGCGACAGCTCCCGGGCCCGCAACCTCACCAACTGCTCCTCCATCATGCTGCCCAG CCACACCGACACGGCTCCAGCCTGGTTTGACGACTTTGCCAATGGGCTGCTGCCAGCTCAGAAGCTCGCCGCCGCCCTGACTGTCCTACACACTG tgtTCATCTCTGTCACCCACGTGCATCGCACCAAGCCCCTGTGGAGAAAAAGCCCCTTGACGAACCTCTGGTGGGCGGTGACCGTGCCCGTGGT GCTGCTGGGGCAGGTGGTCCAGACGGCAGTGGACCTGCAGCTGTGGACACACAGGGACAGTCGTGTCCACTTTGGCCTGGAGGACGTGCCTCTGCTGACGTGGCTCCTGGGCTGCCTCTCCCTGGTCCTCGTGGTGGTCACCAACGAGGTCGTGAAACTGCACGAGATTCG GGTCCGGGTCCGCTACCAGAAGCGACAGAAGCTGCAGTTTGAAACTAAGCTGGGCATGAACTCTCCCTTCTGA
- the TMEM94 gene encoding transmembrane protein 94 isoform X2: protein MLFKRAELWTAHQGKGSKGEPPLALGLSTWKALSILKEQLEAVLDGHLRERKKCLTWKEMWRSSFLHHSNRCSCFHWPGASLMLLAVLLLLGCYGGQPAGSRGVELVNASALFLLLLLSLVLTGRQDRLKRREVERRLRGIIDQIHDALRDGREIKWPDAMYPDLHMPFAPSWSLHWAYRDGHLVNLPVSLLVEGDIIALRPGQESFASLRGIKDDEHIVLEPGDLFPPFSPPPSPRGEVKKGPQNPQQHRLFRVLETPVIDNIRWCLDMALSRPVTALDNERFTVQSVMLRYAVPVVLAGFLITNALRFMLNAPGVTTWQYTLLQLQVNGVLPILPLLFPVLWVLATACGEARVLAQMSKASPSSLLAKFSEDTLSSYTEAVSSQEMLRCIWGHFLRVIQGTSPTLSHSSSLLHSLGSVTVLCCVDKQGVLSWPNPSPETVLFFSGKVEPPHSSHEDLTDDLSTRSFCHPEIEEEPHERDALLAGSLNATLHLSNEPERGNWPGDGPKAPEHYSHHRAHGRSKHLSGSSVSFSRDTEGGEEDDPGKTQHGLEAEPYEAEDFVCDYHLEMLSLSQDQQNPSCIQFDDSNWQLHLSSLKPLGLNVLLNLCNASVTERLCRFSDHLCNIALQESHSAVLPVHVPWGLCELARLIGFTPGAKELFRQGNHLALYRLPSAETVKEISLGRLSCVTKRRPPLSHMISLFIKDTTTSTEQMLSHGTADVVLEACTDFWDGADIYPLSGSDRKKVLDFYQRACLSGYCSAFAYKPMSCALSSQLNGKCIELVQAPGQSSIFTTCELPSTIPIKLSARRGSWSSDGIGEVLEKEDCMQALSGQIFMGMVSSQYQARLDIVRLIDGLVNACIRFVYFSLEDELKSKVFAEKMGLETGWNCHISLTPNGDMPGSEIPPSSPSHAGSLHDDLNQVSRDDAEGLLLMEEEGHSDLISFQPTDSDLPSFLEDCNRAKLPRGIHQVRPHLQNIDNVPLLVPLFTDCTPETMCEMIRIMQEYGEVTCCLGSSANLRNSCLFLQSDVSIALDPLYPSRCSWETFGYATSTSMAQASDGISPLQLSGQLNSLPCSLTFRQEDTISIIRLIEQARHATYGIRKCFLFLLQCQLTLVVIQFFSCLVQLPPILSTTDILWLSCFCYPLLSISLLGKPPHSSIMSMATGKNLQSIPKKTQHYFLLCFLLKFSLTISSCLICFGFTLQSFCDSSRARNLTNCSSIMLPSHTDTAPAWFDDFANGLLPAQKLAAALTVLHTVFISVTHVHRTKPLWRKSPLTNLWWAVTVPVVLLGQVVQTAVDLQLWTHRDSRVHFGLEDVPLLTWLLGCLSLVLVVVTNEVVKLHEIRVRVRYQKRQKLQFETKLGMNSPF from the exons GGGCAAAGGCAGCAAA GGCGAGCCACCCTTGGCCCTGGGTCTGTCCACCTGGAAGGCCCTCAGCATCCTGAAGGAGCAGCTGGAGGCGGTGCTGGACGGACACCTGAGAGAACGGAAGAAATGTCTTACGTGGAAG GAGATGTGGAGAAGCAGCTTCCTGCACCACAGTAACCGCTGCTCCTGTTTCCACTGGCCCGGAGCCTCGCTCATGCTCCTGgccgtgctgctgctgctgggctgcTACGGGGGCCAGCCGGCGGGCAG CCGCGGGGTGGAGCTGGTGAACGCCTCTGCGCTCTTCCTGTTGCTGCTCCTCAGCCTCGTCCTCACTGGGCGCCAAGATCGGCTGAAGCGTCGGGAGGTAGAACGGAGACTCCGAGGGATCATTGACCAGATCCACG ATGCCCTCAGGGATGGCAGGGAGATCAAGTGGCCAGATGCCATGTACCCAGACCTCCACATGCCCTTTGCACCATCCTGGTCCCTGCACTGGGCCTACAGAGACGGACATCTGGTCAACCTGCCAGTTAGCCTGTTGGTAGAAGGAGACATCATAGCTCTGAGGCCTGGCCAAGAATCGTTTGCTTCTCTGAGGGGGATCAAG GATGATGAGCACATCGTCTTGGAGCCAGGAGACCTGTTTCCgcctttctctccccctccctccccccgagGAGAGGTGAAGAAAGGGCCACAGAACCCCCAACAGCACCGGCTCTTCCGCGTCCTTGAGACCCCTGTGATTGACAACATCAG GTGGTGCCTGGACATGGCCCTGTCCCGCCCAGTCACTGCTCTGGACAACGAGAGGTTCACGGTGCAGTCAGTGATGCTGCGTTACGCAGTGCCCGTGGTCCTG GCTGGCTTCCTCATCACCAACGCCCTGCGCTTCATGCTAAATGCCCCCGGCGTCACGACCTGGCAGTACACCCTCCTCCAGCTACAG GTGAATGGTGTCCTGCCCATCCTCCCCCTGCTCTTCCCTGTCCTCTGGGTCCTGGCAACCGCCTGCGGAGAAGCCCGTGTCCTGGCCCAGATGAGCAAggcctcccccagctccctg CTGGCCAAGTTCTCGGAGGACACTCTGAGCAGCTACACAGAAGCCGTCTCCTCTCAG GAGATGCTGCGCTGCATTTGGGGCCACTTCCTGCGTGTGATCCAGGGGACATCGCCTACGCTGAGCCACAGCTCCAGCCTGCTGCACAGCCTGGGCTCCGTCACG GTCCTGTGCTGTGTGGACAAGCAGGGGGTCCTGTCGTGGCCCAACCCCAGCCCGGAGACCGTGCTGTTCTTCAGCGGCAAGGTGGAGCCCCCGCACAGCAGCCACGAGGACCTGACGGACGACCTGTCCACCCGCTCCTTCTGCCATCCCGAGATCGAGGAGGAG CCCCATGAACGAGACGCCCTCCTGGCCGGCTCCCTGAACGCGACCCTGCACCTTTCCAATGAGCCGGAGCGCGGCAACTGGCCAGGCGACGGCCCCAAGGCCCCCGAGCACTACTCTCACCACAGAGCACACGGCCGCAGCAAACACCTGTCCGGCTCCAGCGTGAGCTTCAGCAGGGACACAGAGGGCGGTGAAGAGGACGACCCCGGCAAG ACCCAGCATGGGCTGGAGGCGGAGCCCTACGAGGCTGAGGACTTCGTGTGTGACTACCACCTGGAGATGCTGAGCCTGTCCCAGGACCAGCAGAATCCCTCCTGCATCCAGTTCGATGACTCCAACTGGCAGCTCCACCTCAGCTCGCTCAAGCCCCTGGGCCTCAACGTGCTGCTGAACCTGTGCAATGCCAGTGTCACCGAGCGGCTGTGCCGCTTCTCAGACCACCTGTGCAACATCGCCCTGCAGGAGAGCCACAGCGCCGTGCTGCCTGTGCATGTGCCCTGGGGCCTCTGCGAGCTTGCCCGTCTGATCG GCTTCACTCCCGGGGCCAAGGAGCTCTTCAGACAGGGCAACCACCTTGCGCTCTACCGCCTCCCCAGTGCCGAGACCGTGAAGGAGATCTCGCTGGGGAGGCTGTCCTGTGTCACCAAGCGGCGCCCGCCACTCAGCCACATGATCAGCCTCTTCATCAAGGACACCACCACCA GCACAGAACAGATGCTGTCTCACGGCACGGCCGACGTGGTCTTGGAGGCCTGCACGGACTTCTGGGACGGAGCCGACATCTACCCTCTTTCGGGTTCCGACAG AAAGAAAGTGCTGGATTTCTACCAGCGAGCCTGCCTGTCTGGTTACTGCTCTGCCTTTGCCTACAAGCCCATGAGCTGCGCCCTGTCCTCCCAGCTCAACGGCAAGTGCATCGAGCTGGTGCAGGCGCCCGGCCAGAGCAGCATCTTCACGACATGCGAGCTGCCCAGCACCATCCCCATCAAGCTGAGCGCCCGTCGCGGCAGCTGGAGCTCAGACG GGATCGGGGAGGTGCTGGAGAAGGAAGACTGCATGCAGGCCCTGAGTGGCCAGATCTTCATGGGCATGGTGTCCTCCCAGTACCAGGCCCGGCTGGACATCGTGCGCCTCATCGACGGGCTGGTCAACGCCTGCATCCGCTTCGTCTACTTCTCTTTGGAGGATGAGCTCAAAAGCAAG GTGTTTGCAGAAAAGATGGGCCTGGAGACGGGTTGGAATTGCCATATCTCCCTCACACCCAATGGTGACATGCCCGGCTCTGAGATccccccctccagccccagccacgCTGGCTCCCTGCACGATGACCTGAATCAGG TGTCACGAGATGATGCGGAAGGGCTCCTCCTAATGGAGGAGGAGGGTCACTCGGACCTCATCAGCTTCCAGCCCACGGACAGCGACCTGCCCAGCTTTCTAGAGGACTGCAACCGG GCCAAGCTGCCCCGGGGCATCCACCAGGTGCGGCCCCACCTGCAGAACATCGACAACGTGCCCCTGCTCGTGCCCCTCTTCACCGACTGCACCCCTGAGA CCATGTGTGAGATGATCAGGATCATGCAGGAGTACGGGGAGGTGACCTGCTGCCTGGGCAGCTCTGCCAATCTGCGGAACAGCTGCCTCTTCCTCCAGAGTGACGTCAG CATTGCCTTGGATCCCTTGTACCCGTCCCGCTGCTCCTGGGAGACCTTTGGCTACGCCACCAGCACCAGCATGGCCCAGGCCTCGGACGGCATTTCTCCTCTGCAGCTCTCAGGGCAGCTCAACAGCCTGCCCTGCTCCCTGACCTTCCGCCAGGAGGACACCATCAGCATCATCCGGCTCATcgagcag GCTCGGCACGCCACCTATGGCATTCGCAAGTGCTTCCTCTTCCTGCTGCAGTGCCAGTTGACTCTCGTGGTCATCCAG TTCTTCTCTTGCCTCGTCCAGCTGCCGCCAATCCTAAGTACCACTGATATCCTGTGGCTATCCTGCTTTTGCTACCCTCTGCTCAG CATCTCTCTGCTGGGGAAGCCCCCCCATAGCTCCATCATGTCGATGGCAACAGGGAAAAACCTTCAGTCCATTCCTAAGAAG ACCCAGCACTATTTCCTGCTCTGCTTCCTGCTCAAGTTCAGCCTCACCATCAGCTCGTGCCTCATCTGCTTTGGCTTCACACTGCAGAGCTTCTGCGACAGCTCCCGGGCCCGCAACCTCACCAACTGCTCCTCCATCATGCTGCCCAG CCACACCGACACGGCTCCAGCCTGGTTTGACGACTTTGCCAATGGGCTGCTGCCAGCTCAGAAGCTCGCCGCCGCCCTGACTGTCCTACACACTG tgtTCATCTCTGTCACCCACGTGCATCGCACCAAGCCCCTGTGGAGAAAAAGCCCCTTGACGAACCTCTGGTGGGCGGTGACCGTGCCCGTGGT GCTGCTGGGGCAGGTGGTCCAGACGGCAGTGGACCTGCAGCTGTGGACACACAGGGACAGTCGTGTCCACTTTGGCCTGGAGGACGTGCCTCTGCTGACGTGGCTCCTGGGCTGCCTCTCCCTGGTCCTCGTGGTGGTCACCAACGAGGTCGTGAAACTGCACGAGATTCG GGTCCGGGTCCGCTACCAGAAGCGACAGAAGCTGCAGTTTGAAACTAAGCTGGGCATGAACTCTCCCTTCTGA